From Macaca mulatta isolate MMU2019108-1 chromosome 1, T2T-MMU8v2.0, whole genome shotgun sequence, the proteins below share one genomic window:
- the ITPKB gene encoding inositol-trisphosphate 3-kinase B isoform X2 — MAVYCYALNSLVIMNSANEVKSGGGPGPSGSETPPPPGKAVLSPGSVFSPGRGASFLFPPVESLSPEEPRSPGGWRSGRRRLNSSSGSGSGSSVSSPSWAGRLRGDGQQVVAAGTLSPPGPEEAKRKLRILQRELQNVQVNQKVGMFEAHIQAQSSAIQAPRSPRLGRARSPSPCPLRSSSQPPGRVLVQGARIEERRTKSWGEQCPETSGADSRRKGGPGLCTSQVKEGMPPLPGRGAPTGSEAWGPFVRMEKGISASPRCDSPTAMEIDKRVSPPPGTRSCLAPSLGLVGASLTMATEVAARATPTGPHRPQDLALTEPSGRARELEDPQPREALVERQGQFLGSETSPAPERGGPRAGEPPGKMGKGNLPCGMPGSGAPEVGERPEETTVSVQSAESSDALSWSRLPRALASVGPEEARSGAPVGRGRWQLSDRVEGGSPTLGLLGGSPSAQPGTPDVEAGIPSGRMLEPLPCWDTAKDLKEPQCPPGDRVGVQPGSSRVWQGTMEEVGLAWTCGTGVQSEGTWESQRQDRDAHPSPELLPQDQDKPFLREACSPSNIPAVIITDMGTQEDGALEETQGSPRGNLPLRKLSSSSASSTGFSSSYEDSEEDISSDPERTLDPNSAFLHTLDQQKPRVKLQSCS; from the coding sequence ATGGCTGTGTACTGCTATGCGCTCAATAGCCTGGTGATCATGAATAGCGCCAACGAGGTGAAGAGCGGCGGCGGCCCCGGGCCCAGTGGCAGCGAGACGCCCCCGCCCCCGGGGAAGGCCGTGCTGAGCCCCGGCAGCGTTTTCAGTCCCGGGAGAGGCgcctctttcctcttccccccAGTCGAGTCGCTGTCGCCCGAGGAGCCCCGGAGCCCCGGGGGCTGGCGGAGCGGCCGGCGCAGGCTGAATAGTAGCAGCGGCAGTGGCAGCGGCAGCAGCGTGAGCAGCCCAAGTTGGGCTGGTCGCCTGCGAGGGGACGGGCAGCAGGTGGTGGCCGCCGGTACCCTCTCCCCGCCGGGGCCGGAGGAGGCCAAGAGGAAGCTGCGGATTCTGCAGCGCGAGTTGCAGAACGTGCAGGTGAACCAGAAAGTGGGCATGTTTGAGGCGCACATCCAGGCACAGAGCTCCGCCATTCAAGCGCCCCGCAGCCCGCGTTTGGGCAGAGCTCGCTCGCCCTCCCCGTGCCCTCTCCGCAGCAGCAGCCAGCCCCCTGGAAGGGTCCTGGTTCAGGGCGCCCGGATCGAGGAACGGAGGACAAAGTCCTGGGGGGAGCAATGTCCAGAGACTTCAGGAGCCGActccaggaggaaaggagggccTGGCCTATGCACCTCGCAGGTGAAGGAAGGAATGCCACCTCTTCCTGGCCGGGGTGCCCCTACAGGATCAGAGGCCTGGGGTCCTTTTGTAAGGATGGAGAAGGGTATCTCTGCCAGTCCCCGCTGTGACTCACCCACAGCTATGGAAATTGACAAAAGGGTCTCTCCTCCCCCGGGAACCCGCAGCTGCCTAGCTCCCTCATTGGGGCTGGTCGGAGCTAGCTTAACGATGGCCACAGAAGTGGCAGCGAGAGCTACACCTACTGGGCCACACCGTCCACAGGATCTTGCCCTCACTGAGCCGTCTGGTAGAGCCCGTGAGCTTGAGGACCCGCAGCCCCGAGAGGCCCTGGTGGAGAGGCAGGGGCAGTTTCTGGGCAGTGAGACAAGCCCAGCCCCAGAAAGGGGCGGGCCCCGCGCTGGAGAACCCCCTGGGAAGATGGGGAAAGGAAATCTGCCCTGTGGCATGCCGGGCTCTGGGGCGCCTGAAGTGGGCGAAAGGCCAGAGGAGACGACTGTGAGCGTGCAAAGCGCAGAGTCCTCTGATGCCCTGAGCTGGTCCAGGCTGCCCAGAGCCCTGGCCTCCGTAGGCCCTGAGGAGGCCCGAAGTGGGGCCCCTGTGGGCAGGGGGCGTTGGCAGCTCTCCGACAGAGTGGAGGGAGGGTCCCCAACGCTGGGCTTGCTTGGGGGCAGCCCCTCAGCACAGCCGGGGACCCCGGATGTGGAGGCGGGAATTCCTTCTGGCAGAATGCTGGAGCCTTTGCCCTGTTGGGACACTGCGAAAGATCTGAAAGAACCTCAGTGCCCTCCTGGGGACAGGGTGGGTGTGCAGCCTGGGAGCTCCAGGGTTTGGCAGGGCACCATGGAGGAAGTCGGTTTGGCTTGGACGTGTGGCACAGGGGTGCAATCAGAGGGGACTTGGGAAAGCCAGCGGCAGGACAGAGATGCCCACCCAAGTCCGGAGCTGCTACCCCAAGATCAGGACAAGCCTTTCCTGAGAGAGGCCTGCAGCCCCAGCAACATACCTGCCGTCATCATTACAGACATGGGCACCCAGGAGGACGGGGCCTTGGAGGAGACGCAGGGAAGCCCTCGGGGCAACCTGCCCCTGAGGAAGCTGTCCTCTTCCTCGGCCTCCTCCACGGGCTTCTCCTCATCCTATGAAGACTCAGAGGAGGACATCTCCAGTGACCCTGAGCGCACCCTGGACCCCAACTCAGCCTTCCTGCATACCCTGGACCAGCAGAAACCTAGAGTG